The Flavobacterium praedii genome window below encodes:
- a CDS encoding toxin-antitoxin system YwqK family antitoxin produces the protein MYFIFRVLLVSLCFQTVFSQVESNPLDDRGNKHGVWKGFYQESGRPRYEGTFEHGREIGVFNFFDDTKAKSVIATRTFNAKENSCYTIFYDQNKNVVSEGKEVNKWREGPWKYYHKSSKSIMTLENYKKGKLEGIRTVYYPSGKIVDETIYKNGLKEGVYKKYSEKGIVLESSFFKNGEYEGEAIYKDPNDLVIAKGIFKNGKKVGMWQFFVNGKLTSQENMDKPKKPQFKKDKVKMD, from the coding sequence ATGTATTTTATTTTTAGAGTTTTACTTGTCTCTTTATGCTTTCAAACTGTCTTTTCTCAAGTAGAATCAAATCCACTTGACGATAGGGGTAATAAACATGGAGTTTGGAAAGGGTTCTATCAAGAATCTGGAAGACCTAGATACGAAGGAACTTTTGAACATGGCCGAGAAATTGGTGTTTTTAACTTTTTTGATGATACTAAAGCGAAATCAGTAATTGCAACCCGTACGTTTAATGCGAAGGAAAATTCATGTTATACAATCTTTTACGATCAAAATAAAAATGTTGTAAGCGAAGGTAAGGAGGTGAATAAATGGAGAGAAGGTCCATGGAAATATTATCATAAGTCCTCAAAATCTATTATGACTTTAGAGAATTATAAAAAAGGAAAACTTGAGGGAATCCGAACGGTATATTACCCAAGTGGTAAAATTGTAGATGAGACTATTTATAAAAATGGATTAAAAGAAGGCGTTTATAAGAAATATTCTGAAAAAGGCATCGTTTTAGAAAGTAGTTTTTTTAAAAACGGAGAATATGAAGGTGAAGCAATTTACAAAGATCCAAATGATCTTGTTATTGCTAAAGGAATTTTCAAAAATGGTAAAAAAGTTGGTATGTGGCAGTTTTTTGTCAATGGAAAATTAACGAGTCAAGAGAATATGGATAAACCTAAAAAACCACAATTCAAAAAAGATAAAGTTAAAATGGATTGA
- the lysA gene encoding diaminopimelate decarboxylase has protein sequence MQANDLLHLAEQFGSPLYVYDAEKIQSQYNRLTKAFSKVPNLRINYAMKALSNVAILQLLRDMGSGLDTVSIQEVLLGLHAGYAPEKIFYTPNGVSLEEIEEVHALGVQINIDNLSILEQFGAKHPHVPVCIRINPHVMAGGNANISVGHIDSKFGISVHQLPHLVRIVENTNMNIVGIHMHTGSDILDIEVFLYAAEILFDAAKNFKNLEFLDFGSGFKVPYKKDDIATDIDELGKKLSKRFNAFCVEYGKDLTLIFEPGKFLVSEAGFFLAKVNVVKQTTSTVFAGIDSGFNHLIRPMLYGSQHFIENISNPKGKERFYSVVGYICETDTFATNRRISEIKEGDILSFRNAGAYCFSMSSNYNSRYKPAEVLWMNGKGYLIRAHEKFEDLLQNQIPLPVEVNATV, from the coding sequence ATGCAAGCAAACGATTTACTACACTTAGCAGAACAATTTGGAAGTCCACTTTATGTGTATGATGCCGAAAAAATACAATCTCAGTATAATCGATTAACGAAGGCTTTTTCTAAAGTACCTAATTTACGCATCAACTATGCCATGAAAGCTTTGTCTAATGTCGCTATACTCCAATTATTGAGAGATATGGGATCTGGACTAGATACTGTTTCTATTCAAGAAGTTTTATTAGGATTACATGCAGGTTATGCTCCCGAAAAAATATTTTACACTCCAAATGGTGTTTCTTTAGAGGAAATTGAGGAAGTACATGCCTTGGGAGTACAGATCAATATTGACAACTTATCGATATTAGAACAATTTGGTGCAAAACATCCTCACGTACCAGTTTGTATACGTATCAATCCACACGTAATGGCGGGCGGAAATGCCAATATCTCAGTAGGACACATTGATAGTAAATTTGGTATTTCAGTACATCAATTACCACATTTAGTTCGTATCGTAGAGAATACAAACATGAACATTGTAGGGATACACATGCATACGGGTTCAGATATTTTGGATATTGAAGTATTTTTATACGCTGCCGAAATTTTATTTGACGCTGCTAAAAACTTCAAAAATTTAGAATTTTTAGATTTTGGAAGTGGTTTTAAAGTACCTTACAAAAAAGATGATATTGCTACCGACATTGATGAATTAGGTAAAAAATTATCCAAAAGATTCAATGCTTTCTGTGTAGAATATGGTAAAGATTTAACCTTGATTTTTGAACCAGGCAAATTTTTAGTAAGTGAAGCAGGTTTCTTTTTGGCTAAAGTTAATGTCGTAAAACAAACGACTTCAACGGTTTTTGCAGGTATTGACAGCGGTTTCAATCACTTGATTCGACCAATGCTTTATGGATCACAACATTTTATCGAAAATATCTCAAACCCAAAAGGAAAAGAGCGTTTCTACTCTGTTGTAGGGTATATATGTGAAACTGATACTTTTGCAACAAACAGAAGAATTTCAGAAATAAAAGAAGGGGATATTTTGTCTTTCCGCAATGCAGGAGCTTATTGTTTTTCAATGTCTTCTAATTACAATTCCAGATACAAACCTGCAGAGGTTTTGTGGATGAATGGAAAAGGTTATTTAATAAGAGCACATGAAAAATTTGAAGACTTGCTTCAAAATCAAATTCCATTGCCTGTAGAAGTTAACGCTACAGTTTAA
- a CDS encoding class I SAM-dependent methyltransferase has product MNMYDNENTVQKSFNDKYLSDDLLQAQWAEFTALKKAIAEIYQKKGSPLTLLDIGIGNARIARHLSAIPEMWQMIEHYDGTDNAETCIKLAKDTAKELQIEDKLKIYLLEATHLDQLSKRYDVIICTWFTPGNFYPDSFAFDKYNDNCTRLDLSHNEKFTNIFSKAYSLLHKNGEIILGACYIDNDNTRKKQEQSYIRMGMKIITNENDSFIATKENFWSQRFTEKKIKTYLPFVSPKKIDFYLLDPYNYAMQIRIKK; this is encoded by the coding sequence ATGAATATGTACGACAACGAAAATACGGTTCAAAAATCATTTAACGACAAGTATCTGTCCGATGATTTATTACAAGCACAATGGGCTGAATTTACAGCACTCAAAAAAGCCATCGCAGAAATATATCAAAAAAAAGGAAGTCCACTCACCCTATTAGACATCGGAATAGGAAATGCTAGAATTGCACGTCACTTGAGTGCAATTCCCGAAATGTGGCAGATGATTGAACATTATGATGGGACAGATAATGCTGAAACTTGCATAAAATTAGCTAAAGACACTGCTAAAGAACTACAAATTGAAGACAAATTAAAAATATATCTACTTGAAGCTACCCATTTAGACCAATTAAGCAAAAGATACGATGTGATTATTTGCACATGGTTTACACCTGGCAATTTTTATCCTGATAGTTTTGCATTCGATAAATACAATGACAACTGTACCAGATTAGACTTATCCCACAATGAAAAATTTACGAATATTTTTTCAAAAGCATATTCATTGCTTCATAAAAACGGAGAAATAATTCTTGGCGCCTGTTATATTGACAATGATAACACCCGAAAAAAACAAGAGCAATCGTATATTAGAATGGGAATGAAGATAATTACAAACGAAAATGATAGTTTTATAGCTACCAAAGAAAATTTTTGGTCACAACGTTTTACTGAAAAAAAAATTAAAACCTATTTACCTTTTGTAAGTCCAAAAAAAATAGATTTTTATCTGCTTGATCCCTATAATTATGCTATGCAAATTAGAATTAAAAAATAA
- a CDS encoding NAD(P)H-dependent flavin oxidoreductase — MNKITNLFNIKYPIIQGGMIWNSGYKLASAVSNAGGLGLIGAGSMYPEVLREHIQKCHKATNNPFGVNVPMLYPNVEEIMKIIIDEGVKIVFTSAGNPKTWTPFLKENGITVVHVVSSSVFALKAQDAGVDAVVAEGFEAGGHNGREETTTLTLIPMVKEKISIPLIAAGGIATGRGMLAAMVLGADGVQVGSRFAASVESSAHENFKKTIIEVQEGGTQLTLKELAPVRLIKNKFYQDVQQLYEKCPTKEDLIALLGRARAKRGMFEGDLKEGELEIGQIAGLIKDVLPAKEIIDKMIAEFEQAKSEVVLFDF, encoded by the coding sequence ATGAATAAAATTACAAATCTTTTTAACATCAAATATCCAATTATTCAAGGCGGAATGATTTGGAATAGTGGTTATAAATTAGCAAGCGCCGTTAGTAATGCTGGAGGGTTAGGTCTCATAGGTGCTGGGTCTATGTATCCTGAAGTATTAAGAGAGCATATTCAAAAGTGTCATAAAGCAACAAATAATCCCTTTGGAGTAAACGTTCCGATGTTGTATCCAAATGTTGAAGAAATAATGAAAATTATTATTGACGAAGGAGTGAAAATTGTGTTTACGTCAGCCGGTAATCCTAAAACGTGGACTCCTTTTTTGAAAGAAAATGGAATAACCGTAGTTCATGTAGTGAGTAGTTCGGTATTTGCATTAAAAGCTCAAGACGCTGGTGTAGATGCTGTTGTAGCCGAAGGTTTTGAAGCCGGTGGTCATAATGGTAGAGAAGAAACGACTACGCTGACTTTAATTCCGATGGTAAAAGAAAAGATTTCAATTCCTCTTATTGCTGCTGGTGGAATTGCAACGGGTCGTGGTATGCTAGCTGCTATGGTTCTCGGGGCTGATGGTGTGCAGGTAGGGAGTCGATTTGCTGCTTCTGTTGAATCTTCGGCGCATGAAAATTTCAAAAAAACTATTATTGAGGTTCAAGAAGGAGGAACACAATTGACATTAAAAGAACTGGCTCCTGTTCGTTTAATCAAAAATAAATTTTATCAAGATGTGCAACAACTATATGAAAAATGTCCAACTAAAGAAGATCTGATTGCATTATTAGGGAGAGCTAGAGCCAAACGCGGCATGTTTGAAGGAGATCTGAAAGAAGGAGAATTGGAGATTGGCCAAATTGCAGGGTTAATTAAAGATGTTTTGCCTGCAAAAGAAATAATTGACAAAATGATAGCCGAATTTGAGCAAGCAAAGAGTGAAGTAGTTTTATTTGATTTTTAA
- the pafA gene encoding alkaline phosphatase PafA, with the protein MRKIVLFLVFVFSIQGQAQQRPKLVVGIVVDQMKMEYLYRFSDDFSTKGFKRLMDKGFTFYNMNYNYVPTFTAPGHASIYTGTTPATHGIIGNDWYIRSIGKSMYCTDDAGVKTLVEGTEKEGAMSPKNLLSTTITDELRMATNFKGKVIGLSIKDRGAILPAGHFANWAFWYTKTGSFISSSFYGDKMPNWVTDYNNEKTYMKYVEKGWNLLRPLDTYNESLPDDNPYEGRLDKTTKPVFPYDLNKIYKENGLEVIKSTPFGNDILADFAMRAIDKEELGKDNITDFLTVSFSSTDYVGHTFGPRSMEIQDTYLRLDLTIATFLDYLDATVGKDNYLLFLTADHAVAENPIYLNDHKYNVTNVPAKDIFSSLSKFSTDTYGVNLVLNYSNFNVYLDRDVIKDKGLELTKVKQSFKDFLMTQVQIKRVYTQEEILAATGQDYYLNFIFKGYDPKQNGDLVILEGTGYLESIATGTTHGTPNSYDTNVPLLFYGWNVPIGESYKKEYITKIAPTLSKMLKITFPNGTEAEVLEELLVKK; encoded by the coding sequence ATGAGAAAAATTGTTTTGTTTTTAGTATTTGTTTTTTCAATTCAAGGTCAAGCACAACAGCGTCCTAAATTGGTTGTTGGTATTGTTGTCGATCAAATGAAAATGGAGTATTTGTATCGCTTTTCGGATGACTTTTCAACTAAAGGTTTTAAAAGGTTAATGGATAAAGGCTTTACTTTTTATAACATGAATTATAATTACGTTCCCACATTTACTGCTCCAGGGCATGCATCTATTTATACTGGGACAACTCCTGCAACACACGGGATTATTGGTAACGATTGGTACATTCGTTCAATTGGGAAAAGTATGTATTGTACAGATGATGCTGGTGTGAAGACGCTAGTTGAAGGTACAGAAAAAGAGGGTGCAATGTCTCCAAAAAATCTTTTGAGTACTACTATTACTGATGAATTGCGTATGGCGACAAATTTCAAAGGGAAAGTCATTGGTTTGAGCATCAAAGACCGTGGTGCTATTTTGCCTGCGGGTCATTTTGCTAATTGGGCATTTTGGTATACAAAAACAGGTTCGTTTATTTCTAGTTCTTTTTATGGAGATAAAATGCCAAATTGGGTAACTGATTATAATAATGAAAAAACATATATGAAATATGTTGAGAAAGGTTGGAATTTGTTGCGTCCTCTAGATACCTACAATGAAAGTCTTCCTGATGATAATCCTTATGAAGGAAGATTAGATAAAACTACAAAACCTGTTTTTCCTTATGATTTGAATAAAATATATAAAGAAAATGGATTAGAAGTTATAAAATCTACTCCATTTGGGAATGATATATTAGCTGATTTTGCCATGAGAGCTATTGATAAAGAAGAATTAGGAAAAGATAATATTACAGATTTCTTGACAGTAAGTTTTTCTTCAACAGATTATGTAGGACATACTTTTGGACCTAGATCTATGGAAATTCAAGATACTTATTTGCGTTTGGATCTTACAATTGCTACATTTTTGGATTATTTGGACGCCACTGTTGGAAAAGACAATTACTTACTTTTCTTAACTGCTGATCACGCAGTTGCCGAAAACCCAATTTATTTGAATGATCATAAATACAATGTTACTAATGTTCCAGCGAAAGATATTTTTAGTTCTTTGAGCAAGTTTTCAACAGATACATATGGAGTTAATTTAGTTTTGAATTACTCTAACTTTAATGTTTATTTAGACAGGGATGTTATAAAGGACAAAGGGTTGGAATTAACAAAAGTGAAGCAAAGTTTTAAAGACTTTTTGATGACCCAAGTACAAATAAAAAGAGTCTATACTCAAGAAGAGATTTTGGCCGCTACAGGACAAGATTATTATCTAAATTTTATTTTTAAAGGTTATGATCCAAAGCAAAATGGAGATCTTGTTATTCTTGAAGGTACTGGATATTTAGAAAGTATTGCTACAGGAACTACACATGGAACTCCTAATAGTTATGATACGAATGTACCATTACTTTTTTACGGCTGGAATGTCCCTATTGGTGAATCCTATAAAAAAGAATACATTACAAAAATCGCTCCTACGCTTTCTAAAATGTTAAAAATTACTTTTCCTAATGGTACAGAAGCTGAAGTTCTGGAAGAACTTCTAGTGAAAAAATAA
- a CDS encoding S8 family peptidase — translation MKKILFFILFFSCFVGYSQEDAWVYFNAKNNSQAYLDNPLLMLSQKAIDRRVRQNIPLDSKDIPIDINLINQIKWATGIVVMAQSKWLNALHIRGSISDINSLKSLSFVNKIDFANKVLNSTGKNTVVFKTKAVNKALETKVDFAYGNSANQIQMLHGDVLHQQNYTGLGVVIAVIDAGFPGVNTTQPFQRLRDNNQILGGYDFVNRSPNFYSGNSHGSMVLSSMGGYKENSLVGTAPDASYYLFRTEDAVSENPVEESYWVEAAEKADSLGVDVINTSLGYFDYDNSSYSHTYNEMDGKTAFITRGADIAFSRGMIVVVSAGNEGATTNPHIAAPADGVSVLTIGAVNATKTVTGFSSIGPSYDGRIKPDVMAQGQLAVLSDPSGNIITANGTSFSSPITAGLVASLWQAFPNKTNAEIKDLIIKSADRYASANNQYGYGIPDFSLALSNGLKVTEFTNKDFFVYPNPISDLGTISFSGNFDSGIIRVFTLLGQKIMEQNISKTASSISLKIFQNGIYIYELECNGTITTGKLIKQ, via the coding sequence ATGAAAAAAATACTTTTTTTTATTTTATTCTTTTCTTGTTTTGTTGGGTATTCCCAAGAAGATGCTTGGGTATATTTCAACGCCAAAAATAATTCTCAAGCTTATTTAGACAATCCTTTATTAATGCTTTCGCAAAAGGCAATTGATCGAAGAGTTAGACAAAATATTCCTTTAGATTCCAAAGATATTCCTATTGATATAAATCTTATTAATCAAATAAAATGGGCTACAGGAATTGTCGTTATGGCACAATCCAAATGGCTTAATGCTTTGCATATTAGAGGGAGCATATCCGATATTAACTCTTTGAAATCGTTATCCTTTGTTAATAAAATCGATTTTGCGAATAAAGTACTTAATTCTACAGGGAAGAATACAGTTGTTTTTAAAACAAAGGCCGTAAATAAAGCATTGGAAACTAAAGTTGATTTCGCTTATGGTAATTCTGCCAATCAAATTCAAATGCTTCATGGTGATGTGTTGCATCAACAAAATTATACTGGCTTAGGTGTAGTTATTGCTGTTATAGATGCTGGTTTTCCTGGAGTAAATACAACTCAACCCTTTCAACGATTAAGAGATAATAATCAAATATTAGGAGGGTATGATTTTGTGAATCGAAGTCCTAATTTTTATTCGGGTAATTCTCATGGCTCAATGGTTTTGTCTTCAATGGGAGGCTATAAAGAAAATTCTTTGGTTGGGACAGCTCCAGATGCTTCGTATTATTTGTTTCGAACAGAAGATGCTGTATCCGAAAACCCAGTAGAAGAATCCTATTGGGTAGAAGCGGCAGAGAAAGCAGATAGTTTGGGGGTAGATGTCATTAATACTTCTTTGGGTTATTTTGATTATGATAATTCATCATACAGTCATACCTATAATGAAATGGATGGTAAAACTGCTTTTATAACTAGAGGAGCCGATATTGCTTTTTCTCGAGGAATGATTGTAGTGGTGTCTGCAGGAAATGAAGGAGCAACCACAAATCCGCATATTGCTGCTCCCGCAGATGGTGTTTCAGTACTCACCATTGGTGCAGTGAATGCTACCAAAACAGTTACTGGTTTTAGTTCCATTGGCCCTTCGTATGATGGGCGAATAAAACCAGATGTAATGGCGCAAGGTCAATTGGCTGTTTTATCTGATCCTTCCGGCAATATTATAACTGCAAATGGGACTTCTTTTTCCAGTCCAATTACAGCGGGATTGGTAGCCAGTTTGTGGCAAGCTTTTCCCAACAAAACCAATGCTGAAATTAAAGATTTAATTATAAAATCAGCAGATCGATATGCTAGTGCAAATAATCAATATGGGTATGGAATTCCTGATTTTAGTTTGGCTTTGTCCAATGGTTTAAAAGTAACTGAGTTTACAAATAAAGATTTTTTTGTTTATCCAAACCCAATTTCAGATTTAGGTACAATTTCTTTTTCTGGAAATTTTGACTCAGGAATTATTCGTGTTTTTACTTTGTTGGGACAAAAAATTATGGAACAAAATATCAGCAAAACTGCATCGTCAATTTCTTTGAAAATATTTCAAAACGGAATCTATATTTATGAATTGGAATGTAATGGAACCATAACTACCGGAAAACTAATAAAACAATAA
- a CDS encoding fasciclin domain-containing protein, protein MKNLLKIRKLALIVCIIAFGISCDNDDDKPVTPVADTTITGIAAGNKDFSLLVEALTKVDLAKTLQGVGPYTVFAPTNAAFTAFLKTTPYTSIKDVPAAALTQILLNHVVSGKVKSTDLSTGYIKTLAKGSASSTNTLSMYVNTTSGVKLNGISKVVTADVMASNGVIHIVDAVIGLPTIVDHAVANPNFTTLVAALTYNPASGFAGILSGTASSPFTVFAPTNDAFAAFLTETEYSGLAAIPANVLEKTLKYHVVAGANVQSSQLTNDQIVTTFSGQNVTVKFTPTRLLDVSGRNCNIIATDVQCSNGIIHVLDKVLLPTF, encoded by the coding sequence ATGAAAAATCTATTAAAAATCAGAAAGTTAGCCCTTATTGTATGTATTATCGCATTCGGAATATCATGCGACAATGACGACGACAAACCTGTAACACCAGTTGCAGATACAACCATAACAGGAATTGCTGCAGGAAATAAAGATTTCTCACTTTTGGTTGAAGCTTTAACAAAAGTAGATTTAGCAAAAACACTACAAGGAGTTGGTCCATACACCGTTTTTGCACCCACAAATGCCGCTTTTACCGCATTTTTAAAAACCACACCTTACACTTCAATAAAAGACGTACCAGCAGCAGCATTGACTCAAATACTATTAAACCATGTAGTAAGTGGAAAAGTAAAATCAACAGATTTAAGCACAGGATATATAAAAACCCTTGCCAAAGGAAGCGCATCTAGTACCAATACTTTAAGCATGTATGTTAACACCACATCTGGAGTAAAACTGAATGGCATCTCAAAAGTAGTAACTGCAGATGTTATGGCTTCAAATGGAGTTATTCATATTGTAGATGCAGTAATCGGACTTCCTACGATTGTGGATCACGCTGTAGCAAACCCAAACTTCACCACATTAGTTGCTGCATTAACTTACAACCCTGCATCGGGCTTTGCAGGAATATTATCTGGAACAGCAAGTTCTCCTTTTACCGTTTTCGCACCAACAAATGACGCCTTTGCAGCATTCTTGACAGAAACTGAATATTCTGGATTAGCTGCTATTCCAGCAAATGTATTGGAAAAAACATTAAAATATCACGTAGTTGCCGGTGCCAATGTACAATCAAGTCAATTGACAAATGATCAAATTGTAACTACTTTTTCTGGACAAAATGTTACCGTCAAATTTACTCCAACACGTTTGTTAGATGTAAGTGGCAGAAATTGTAATATCATTGCAACAGATGTCCAATGTTCCAATGGAATCATTCATGTACTAGATAAAGTTTTATTACCTACATTCTAA
- the mnmA gene encoding tRNA 2-thiouridine(34) synthase MnmA: MKRVVVGLSGGVDSSVAAYLLQQQGYEVIGLFMKNWHDDSVTISNECPWLEDSNDALLVAEKLGIPFQTVDLSEQYQEKIVDYMFSEYEKGRTPNPDVLCNREIKFDVFMKIALSLGADFVATGHYCRKGEIEVEGNIVYQLLAGVDDNKDQSYFLCQLSQEQLSKSLFPIGELTKPEVREIAAQMELVTAEKKDSQGLCFIGKVRLPEFLQQKLQPKEGLIIQIDKNDPVYAYEMQDELTVEEQLLFASRRLPYTPKMGKIMAKHQGAHYFTVGQRKGLNVGGTTDPLFVIATDVETNTIYTGLSSSHPGLFKRALFIEKSEVHWIREDLVLANGETMNVMARIRYRQPLQKAILYQFESGMYISFEEPQSAITEGQFAAWYLNDELIGSGVIS; this comes from the coding sequence ATGAAACGTGTAGTTGTAGGTCTTTCTGGTGGTGTAGATTCAAGTGTTGCTGCTTATTTGTTGCAACAACAAGGGTATGAGGTAATTGGTCTTTTTATGAAAAATTGGCACGATGATTCGGTTACCATTTCGAATGAATGTCCTTGGTTGGAAGATAGTAATGATGCTTTGTTAGTAGCTGAGAAATTAGGGATTCCTTTTCAAACCGTTGATTTAAGTGAGCAATATCAAGAAAAAATTGTTGATTATATGTTCAGCGAATACGAGAAAGGAAGAACTCCAAATCCCGATGTACTTTGTAATCGCGAGATAAAATTTGATGTTTTTATGAAAATTGCATTAAGTCTTGGTGCCGATTTTGTGGCTACAGGTCATTATTGTCGAAAAGGAGAAATTGAAGTTGAAGGTAATATAGTCTACCAACTTCTTGCTGGTGTTGATGATAATAAAGATCAATCGTATTTTTTATGTCAATTGTCGCAAGAGCAATTATCAAAATCTTTATTTCCTATTGGAGAATTGACCAAACCAGAAGTTCGAGAAATTGCTGCTCAAATGGAATTGGTTACTGCCGAAAAGAAAGATTCTCAAGGCCTTTGTTTTATTGGAAAAGTTCGTTTACCCGAGTTTTTGCAGCAAAAATTACAGCCAAAAGAAGGTTTGATTATTCAAATTGATAAAAATGATCCTGTTTATGCGTATGAAATGCAAGATGAATTAACGGTTGAAGAACAGTTGCTTTTTGCGTCCAGAAGACTGCCTTATACTCCAAAGATGGGGAAAATAATGGCAAAACATCAAGGGGCTCATTATTTTACGGTAGGACAAAGGAAAGGATTGAATGTAGGAGGAACCACAGATCCGTTGTTTGTAATTGCTACTGATGTCGAGACTAATACCATTTATACTGGTTTGTCGAGTTCACATCCGGGATTGTTTAAAAGGGCTTTGTTTATAGAGAAATCTGAAGTGCATTGGATTCGCGAAGATTTGGTTTTGGCCAATGGAGAAACGATGAATGTAATGGCTCGCATTAGATACAGACAACCATTGCAAAAAGCTATTTTATATCAATTTGAAAGCGGAATGTATATTTCTTTCGAAGAACCACAATCTGCAATTACGGAAGGTCAATTTGCAGCTTGGTATTTAAATGATGAATTAATAGGTTCTGGAGTTATCTCTTAA